The following coding sequences lie in one Mercenaria mercenaria strain notata chromosome 5, MADL_Memer_1, whole genome shotgun sequence genomic window:
- the LOC128557034 gene encoding uncharacterized protein LOC128557034: MVHRTGRGDSGCGCLREICVCVCESAGRCCEGIADMCASCCRCTREKCSSCGESIDSFKTSCGDHCAECCQSIRNKCSGCTLFRETNNHDTNNGPTSDASGSPGDANIVTSQPTSVQENNVTAVLASDTSSSSSDSDWESDDNVASNNHVTPSLLQYRTYLWKIRHLPMMKLLHLHTRTTLQTKNDMQSIKIKEKK, from the exons ATGGTGCATAGGACCGGTCGAGGAGATAGCGGATGTGGATGTCTCAGGGAAATATGCGTTTGTGTCTGTGAAAGTGCTGGACGATGTTGTGAAGGAATTGCGGACATGTGTGCTAGCTGTTGCAGGTGTACACGAGAGAAATGTAGTTCATGTGGCGAGTCCATAGACTCTTTTAAAACTTCATGTGGTGATCATTGCGCAGAATGTTGCCAAAGTATAAGAAACAAATGCTCCGGGTGTACCTTGTTTAGGGAAACG AATAACCATGACACCAATAACGGCCCTACCTCTGACGCTTCTGGATCACCTGGTGATGCCAATATAGTGACGTCACAACCTACGTCAGTACAGGAGAACAATGTAACTGCGGTACTCGCCAGCGACACTTCATCGAGTTCCTCGGATTCAGACTGGGAAAGTGATGATAATGTCGCCTCTAACAATCACGTGACACCATCCCTCCTCCAATACAGAACCTATTTGTGGAAGATCCGCCACCTTCCTATGATGAAGCTGTTGCACCTTCATACAAGGACTACGTTGCAAACAAAGAACGATATGCaaagcataaaaataaaagaaaaaaagtaa
- the LOC123558974 gene encoding uncharacterized protein LOC123558974, producing MEGRSSLLPQDSVLDTKRPFTESGKCDDEVTFEFDDQKKLFVSRNFLRYASPVFEAMFNHDFKEKNLNCVELTGKKYEEFLEFLLSIHPGILKSVTESNVLSIVGIAEEYQVKSMTTKCKEVMKAWLLKTVEEAKSMDYNHRVEPLRECFRIINTAISLNYDDIVTSGVKTVAKYGHVHYIRNRPRPTRTHGPVFGARTIQQTSKTEEPIDQIKKECMEMFNGLPAEVRCRILSERLLFWNDSDMK from the exons ATGGAAGGTAGATCTAGCTTGTTACCTCAAGATTCAGTGTTGGATACAAAGAGGCCATTCACAGAAAGTGGAAAATGTGACGATGAGGTAACATTTGAGTTCGATGACCAAAAAAAGCTGTTTGTATCTAGGAATTTTCTGCGATACGCTTCCCCAGTTTTTGAAGCTATGTTTAACCATGATTTCAAGGAGAAAAATCTGAACTGCGTAGAACTGACCGGGAAGAAGTATGAGGAGTTTCTGGAATTTCTACTTTCCATTCATCCTGGAATTCTAAAGTCAGTTACAG AATCAAACGTCTTAAGCATTGTTGGAATCGCAGAAGAATATCAAGTGAAATCCATGACAACAAAATGCAAGGAAGTCATGAAGGCTTGGCTATTAAAGACAGTTGAAGAGGCAAAATCGATGGATTATAATCATCGTGTGGAGCCTTTAAGAGAGTGTTTCCGTATCATAAACACTGCCATTAGTCTTAATTACGATGACATTGTGACATCTGGTGTGAAAACTGTCGCTAAATATGGGCATGTGCATTACATTAGAAACCGACCTAGACCAACACGTACACATGGTCCTGTTTTTGGAGCCCGGACCATCCAACAAACTTCAAAAACTGAAGAACCAATAGATCAAATTAAAAAGGAATGTATGGAAATGTTCAATGGACTGCCAGCAGAGGTTAGATGTAGAATTTTATCTGAAAGACTATTATTTTGGAATGATTCTGACATGAAATAG